In Piliocolobus tephrosceles isolate RC106 chromosome 5, ASM277652v3, whole genome shotgun sequence, a single genomic region encodes these proteins:
- the KHDC3L gene encoding KHDC3-like protein: MDTPRRFPTLVQLMQPKTMPVEVLGHLPKRFSWFHSEFLKNPKVVRLEVWLVEKIFGRGRERIPHVQGMSQILIHVNRLDPNGEAEILVFGRPSYQEDTIKMIMNLADYHRQLQAKGSGKALAQDVATKKAETQRSSTEVREAGTQRSVEVREAGTQRSVEVREVGTQGSPVEVQETGTQQSLEAANQSGTQRSPEAASKAVTQRFREDARAPVTRL; the protein is encoded by the exons ATGGACACTCCCAGGCGGTTTCCGACGCTCGTGCAACTGATGCAGCCAAAAACAATGCCAGTCGAGGTGCTTGGTCACCTTCCTAAGCGGTTCTCCTGGTTTCACTCTGAGTTCCTGAAGAATCCGAAGGTAGTTCGCCTTGAGGTTTGGCTGGTGGAAAAGATCTTCG GCAGGGGCCGAGAACGCATCCCGCACGTCCAGGGTATGTCCCAAATCTTGATTCATGTGAATCGGTTGGACCCTAACGGCGAGGCTGAGATCTTGGTATTTGGGAGGCCTTCTTACCAGGAGGACACAATCAAGATGATCATGAACTTGGCTGACTATCACCGCCAGCTCCAGGCGAAAG GCTCAGGAAAGGCCCTCGCCCAGGATGTCGCCACTAAGAAGGCCGAGACTCAGCGGTCTTCAACAGAAGTCCGGGAGGCCGGGACTCAGCGTTCGGTGGAGGTCCGGGAGGCCGGGACCCAGCGTTCGGTGGAGGTCCGGGAGGTCGGGACACAGGGTTCTCCGGTGGAGGTGCAGGAGACCGGGACCCAGCAGTCTCTGGAGGCTGCCAACCAGTCGGGGACCCAGCGATCCCCCGAAGCTGCCAGCAAGGCAGTAACCCAGCGGTTTCGCGAGGATGCCCGGGCCCCAGTTACCAGATTATGA
- the DPPA5 gene encoding developmental pluripotency-associated 5 protein: protein MGTLPARRNIPPWVKVPEDLKDPEVFQVQTRLLKAMFGPDGSRIPYIEQVSKAMLELKALESSDLTEVVVYGSYLYKLRTKWMLQSMAEWHRQRQERGMLKLEEAMTALELGPWMK from the exons ATGGGAACTCTCCCGGCACGTAGAAATATCCCGCCGTGGGTGAAAGTTCCCGAAGACCTGAAAGATCCAGAGGTGTTCCAGGTCCAAACGCGACTGCTGAAAGCCATGTTCG GCCCGGACGGATCTCGAATCCCTTACATCGAGCAGGTGAGCAAGGCCATGCTCGAGCTGAAGGCTCTGGAGTCTTCAGACCTCACCGAGGTCGTGGTTTACGGTTCCTATTTGTACAAGCTCCGGACCAAGTGGATGCTCCAGTCCATGGCTGAGTGGCACCGCCAGCGCCAGGAGCGAG GGATGCTCAAACTTGAGGAAGCCATGACTGCCCTCGAACTAGGCCCTTGGATGAAGTGA